DNA sequence from the Nocardia sp. BMG111209 genome:
GAGCCCGCCGTCGTTCCAGCGGCGGGCTCAGTGCCACCGGCATCCACTCAGCTCAGTGCCACCGGCATCCGCCCAGCTCAGTGCCATTGGCATCCACTCAGTGCCACCCGCGTCCGCTCACTCAGTGCCACCCGCGTCCGCTCACTCAGTGCCACCCGCGTCCGCTCACTCAGTGCCACCCGCGTCCGCTCAGCGCCACCCGCGTCCGCTCAGCACCACCGGCGTCCGCTCAGTGCCACCAGCGTTCGAGGACGCGGGCGACGCCGTCGGCGCCGTTGGTCTCGGTGACCTCGTCGGCCGCGGCCAGCGCGGCCGGGTGGGCGTTGGCCATGGCGACCCCGTGGCCGGCCATGAGCAGCATGGGCACGTCGTTGGGCATATCGCCGAAGGCGATGATCGCGGCGTGTGCGACGCCGAGCCGCTCCGCCACCGTGGTCAGGCCGGACGCCTTGGTGACGCCGGGTGCGGAGACCTCGATCAGCCCGTTGTTGGTCGAGTAGGTGAGATCGGCGCGGTCCGCCAGCTCGGGGGCCAGCGCCGCCACCATGTCGGCGCTCTCGGCGCCGCGCAGGCGGATCAGCATCTTGATCGCCGGAGCGGCGACCACCTCGGCCCGCGACACCCGGGTGTCATCGGGATTGAGCCAGGCGTGCTCGTATTCCGGTGAACTCACGAATTGCGGGGTGGCCGCGTCGTGGGCGCTGCGGCCGACCCGCTCGGCGGCCAGGCCGCAGCCGGGCAGCACCCGCTCGGCCAGCTCCGCGATCCAGGTCAGGTCCGCGGGCTCGAGGGTGCGGGCCTCCAGGATCCGGTCCGTCGCGCTGTCGTAGACCACCGCGCCGTTGCCGCAGACGCACAGCGGCGCGTGGCCCAGGCCCGACACCACCGGGGCGATCCAGCGCGGCGGGCGGCCGGTCGCGAGGACGAAGGGCACGCCGTCGGCCACCAGCGCGGCGACCGCGGCCCGGGTGCGCACGCTCACCTGCTCCCGCTCGTCGATCAACGTGCCATCGACATCGGTTGCCACCATCTTGGGTTTCTGCAGGTCGGGAATGGTCACCGGTGCCTCCTTGTCGGCCGGGACGGGTCCGCCAGGATACGCCATGCAACGGTCGGGCGCGGTGCGCCGATATGAACACGACCGTCCCGGATGAGACGATTCCCGCATGTCGTAGACCGCGCATGACGGGCCGTCCGCCGCGGCGGTCCCTATGATCAGGGGCTAGTAACCGACCCGAGGGGACCGATGACCGGCTTTCTGCTGCGGCGCGCGCTGAACTACGTCGTCCTGCTGATCCTGGCGTCGTTCCTCACGTTCGCTCTCGCGTCGCTGACCTTCCACCCGTTGAACAATCTCGAGCAGCGCAATCCGCGGCCGCCGCAGTCGGTGATCGACGCGAAGGCCGCGGAACTGCACCTGAACGAGCCGATTCCGCAGCGCTATCTGACCTGGGCGGAGGGCGTGACGCACGGCGACTTCGGCAAAACCCTGGCCGGACAGCCGATCTCGAAGGAGCTGCCGCGGCGGATCGGAGTGAGCCTGCGGCTGTTGCTGATCGGCTCGGTCGTCGGCACTGTGCTGGGCGTGCTGATCGGCGCGGCGGGCGCGATCCGGCAGTACAAGTTCAGCGACTACTTCACGACCGTGGTCTCGCTGCTGCTGCTCAGCACGCCGGTGTTCCTGCTCGCCACCTTGTTGAAATACGGTGCGCTACAAGTCAATTCGGCCACCGGTATGCAGATCTTCCTGTACACCGGCGAGACCTCGGCCACCGCGGTGCACGGCTGGTGGAACCAGTTCGTCGACCGATTACAACATCTGGTGGTGCCGAGCCTGGGCCTGGCGCTCGGCTCGATGGCGGGCTACAGCCGCTATCAGCGCAACGCCATGCTCGACGTGCTGCAGAGCGATTTCATCCGCACTGCCCGCGCCAAGGGGCTGACCCGCGGCCGGGCCCTGTACAAGCACGGGCTGCGGACCGCGCTGATCCCGATGGCGACCCTGTTCGCCTACGGCCTCGGCGGCCTGATCACCGGCGCCACCTTCACCGAGAAGATCTTCGGCTGGCACGGCGTCGGCGAGTGGTTCATCGACGGCGTCAACGCCAACGACCTGTACATCGTGGTGACCGTCACGGCGTTCACCGGCCTGGTGGTGCTGGTGTCGGGCCTGCTGTCCGACATCGTGTACGCCCTGCTCGACCCCCGGGTGCGTGTGGGATGAGCGCCGGGCACGCCGGAACGTCGACCGGGGAGGCGGCATGACCGACGCCGAGATGATCGTGCAGGGCACGCCGGAGGCCACCGCGGCCGGGCGGCGCACCCTGGTGTGGCGCCGCTTCCGGCGCAACCGGTCCGCGGTGACCGCCGCGATCGTGCTGCTGCTGATCGTGGCCGGCGCGTTCGGCCTGCCACCGCTGCTGCCCTACAAGTACTCCCAGCGCGACAGTTACGCGCTGCAGCAGCCGCCGAGTCCGAAGCACTTGTTCGGTACCGACACCATCGGCCTGGACATGCTCGCGCAGACCCTGCACGGGCTGCAGAAGTCCTTGGTGATCGGTATCTGTGTGGCGATTCTCACCTCGCTGATCGCGGTCACCGCCGGGTCGGTGGCCGGACTGGTCGGCGGCTGGACCGACCGGGCCATCATGTGGCTGGTGGATCTGCTGCTGGTGGTGCCGAGCTTCATCGTCATCGCGATCTTCGCGCCGCGCACCAAGGGCAGCGGCTCGATCCTGCTGCTGACCGCGCTGCTCGCCGCGTTCGGCTGGATGATCAGCGCGCGCCTGGTCCGCGGGATGACGCTGAGCCTGCGCGATCGCGAATTCGTCCGGGCCGCACGGTATATGGGAGCGAACACCTGGACGGTGATCACCACCCACATCGTGCCGAACATCGCCTCGATCGTGATCATCGACACCACCCTGGCGGTGGGTTCTGCGATCATGTCCGAAACCGGTTTGAGCTTTCTGGGATTCGGCGTGCAGCCGCCGGACGTGTCGCTGGGATCGCTGATCGGCCGCGGCGCCGACCAGTGGACCGCCCCGTGGATGTTCCTGTTCCCCGGCGGCTTCCTGATCGCGATCGTGTTGTGCGCGAACCTGATCGGTGACGGCCTGCGCGACGCGTTCGATCCGGGTTCCCGGCGCGCCCGGGCCCGGCGCCGCAAGAGCACCACGACCGATGCGGCGCCGTCCGCCGACGAGAAGGTCCAGGCGTCATGACCGAGCCCAACGTATCCCTGCTCGAGGTGTCCGATCTGGCGGTGTCGTTCCCGGGCGAGGAGGGGCGCATCGACGCCGTCCGCGGGGTGAACTACACCGTCTCCGACGGCGAGGTGCTGGCCATCGTCGGCGAATCCGGCTCCGGTAAGTCGGTGTCCTCGCTGGCGGTGATGGGACTGCTGCCCGACCAGGCCCGGGTGCGCGGGTCGATCCGGCTGCGCGGCCGGGAACTGCTCGGCATGGGCGACCGGCAGCTGTCGGCGCTGCGCGGCAGCCGGATCAGCATGGTGTTCCAGGACCCGCTGTCGGCGCTGACCCCGGTGTACCGGGTCGGCGACCAGATCGCCGAGGCGCTGACCGCGCACAAGGATCTGGGCCGGCGGCAGGCCGACGCGCGGGCGGTCGAACTGCTGGATCTGGTCGGCATCCCGGATCCGGAACAGCGCGCCCGCGCCTTCCCGCACGAATTCTCCGGCGGTATGCGGCAGCGGGTGGTGATCGCGATGGCGATCGCCAACAATCCCGAGCTGATCATCTGCGACGAGCCGACCACCGCACTGGACGTGACGGTGCAGCGGCAGATCCTCGAACTGTTGCGCACCGCGCGCGACATCACCCACGCGGGCGTCGTCATGATCACCCACGACATGGGTATCGCGGCCACCCTCGCCGACCGGGTGGCGGTGATGTACGCCGGGCGGATCGTCGAGTCCGCGCCGGTATCCGAGCTGTTCAACGCGCCGCGGATGCCGTACACCGTCGGCCTGCTGGGCTCGATCCCGCGGATGGACGGCCCGGCCCGCTCCCCGCTGATCCCGATCGCCGGCAGTCCGCCGGCCATGCACGCGCTGCCGCCGGGCTGCCCGTTCGCGCCGCGCTGCCCGGTCGCGATCGACGCCTGCCGCACCGTCGAACCGCCGCTGGCGCCCCTGGCCGCCGACCACGCGGCCGCCTGCCTGCGCACCGGCGAGGTCGGCACCGAGGAACTGTTCACCGCGTACCGCCGCGAGGTCGTCGCGCCCGAGCCCGGCGGCGACGAGGAGGCGGACACCCCGGTGGTGCTGCGGGTCTCGGAGCTGACCAAGACCTTCCCGCTCACCTCCGGCATGGTGTTCCGCCGCCGCACCGGCGTGGTCCGGGCGGTGGACGGCGTCGATTTCGAGATCCGGGCCGGTCGCACGCTGGCCCTGGTCGGCGAGTCCGGTTCGGGCAAGTCCACCACGCTGACCCAGATCATGGATCTGGTGCGGCCCGAATCCGGCACGATCGAGGTGTTCGGCGCCGACGTCGCGACCCTGACCCGGGAGCAGCGCCGCGAGCTGCGGCGGCGGATGCAGATCGTGTTCCAGGACCCGTCGGCCTCGCTGGATCCGCGGCTGCCGATCTTCGACGCGCTCGCCGAACCGCTGCGCGTCGACGGCCGCCGCCGCGACGAGATCCGCCGGCGGGTACCCGAACTGCTGCGACAGGTCGGATTGGAGCCCGAACACGCCGACCGCTATCCCGCCGACTTCTCCGGCGGGCAGAAGCAGCGCATCAACATCGCCCGCGCGCTGGCGCTCGACCCGGCCCTGCTGGTGCTCGACGAGCCGGTCTCGTCGCTGGACGTCTCGATCCAGGCGGGGGTGCTGAACCTGTTGCGGGACCTGCAGATCGAGCGCTGCCTGTCGTATCTGTTCGTGTCCCACGACCTTTCGGTGGTGCGCAACCTCGCCCACGACATCGCGGTGATGTATCGCGGCCGGATCGTCGAATACGGCCCGGCGGACCGGATTTTCGCCGATCCGCGGGACGAGTACACCCGGGCGCTGATCGACGCGGTACCGGTTCCGGTCGTCTCACGATAGGAGGGCATCGTGCGGATATCCGCGCGCGCAGTGCTGGCGGTGACGGTCGCCGTGACGACGGTCCTCGGGCTCGGCGCCTGTTCCGGGGGTGCGCCGGCGCCGGCCGGTCGCACCGCGCTGGGCACCACCAACGACATCAATCCCGTACCGCGCGAAGGGGTTCGCGAGGGCGGGAATCTGCGGCTGCCGACGCCGTCGGTCCCGGAGAACTGGAATGTGCTCTCCAACGACGGCAACGACGCCGACTTCGCCGATATCGTGCGCCCGATGCTGCCGCAGGCGTTCACGATCGATCCCGGCGGCCGGCTCGAGGTCGACCACGACTTCTTCACCGATGTGCAGCTGACCAGCACCGATCCGCAGCAGGTCACCTACACCATCAACCCGAAGGCGGTGTGGAGCGACGGGTCGCCGATCACCTGGGCCGATATCGCCGCGCAGGCGCACGCGCTCAGCGGCGCCGACAAGAAGTACCTGATCGCCATCAACAACGGCTTCGACCGGGTGTCCGATGTCCAGCGCGGCGCCGACGACCGGCAGGCCGTGATCACCTTCAAGCAGCACTATTCCGAATGGCGCGGCCAGTTCTCGGGCAACGCGATGCTGTACCCGAAATCGGTGACCGGCGATCCGGAGGCGTTCGACCACGGCCTGGTCAACGGGATCACGCTGACCGCCGGGCCGTTCGCGGTGCAGTCGATCGACCGCACCCAGGGCCGGATCACGCTGGGCCGCAACCCGAAATGGTGGGGTACGCCGCCGAAGCTGGACACCATCACCTTCAGCGTGCTGGACCGGGCCGCCTGGCCCGGCGCACTCCAGAACAACGAACTCGACGCCGCGTGGCTGAGCACCAGCAACGACGTTGCGGCCGTGCGCACCTCGCCGGGAGTGGTGCTGCGGCGCGCACCCGGTAACCGCTGGCGGCAGCTCACCTTCAACGGCGCCCCCGGTTCGATCCTGGCCGATCGGCAACTGCGCGTGGCGATCTCGAAGGCGATCGACCGGTCGGGGATCGCCGCGGCGGCGCTGCGCGGCCTCACCGATACCCCGGTTCCGTTGAACAGCCACATCTTCCTGCAAGGGCAGCCCGGATATCGGGACAACAGCACGGTTTTCGATCCCGCGGCGGCCGCCGCCGAACTGGACAAGCTCGGCTGGACCCTGCAGGGCGACGTGCGGGTCAAGGACGGCCGGCGGCTGGAGATCCGCGACGTCATGTACAACGATCCGGCCTGGGTGCAGATAGCCCAGATCATCCAGGACAATCTGGCCCATGTGGGCGTGAAGATGTCCATCGACGTGCGGCCGGCGCAGAACTTCTTCAGCGGTGTGGTGATTCCGGGCGATTTCGATCTGGCCCAGTTCTCCTATCAGGGCGATCCGTTCCCGCTGAGCAGTCTGCCGCAGATCTACGCGCTGCATCCCGACGACGAGCAGGGCAATTTCGGCCGGATCGGCTCGCCGGAACTCAACGACCTGATCGACCGGACCCAGTCCGAACTCGATCCGGACAAGGCGATCGACCTGGCGAATCAGGTGGACCGCAGTGTGTTCGAGGAGGGGCACTCACTGCCGCTCACGCAGGACCCGGGCAACTGGGGAGTGCGCGACAACGTCGCCAACTTCGGCGCACCCGGCCTGGCCTCCTACGACTACACCCTCATCGGCTTCGTGAACTGAGGATAAGGAGCGACCCATGCGGATTCGTCCACTGGTGACCCGACTGGCGATCCCGGCGGTCGCCGTCGGACTGCTGGTGTCGGGCTGTAGCGCCGGCACCGGCCCGTCCGGCACCGCCGATATCGGGACGACCAACGATATCGATCCACAGGATCCCGCCGCGTTGAAGGACGGCGGCAATCTGCGGATGTCGATCAGCTCCTTCCCGGAGACCTTCAACAATCTGCACGTCGATACGGACGCCGACGTCTCGGCCGTGGTCGCCCCGCTGCTGCCGTCGGCATTCAATTTCGACGCCGCGGCTGTGCCCTCGGTGAATCACGACTATTTCACCGACGTCGCGTTGACGGGTACCAACCCGCAACAGGTCACCTACACCATCAACCCGAAGGCGGTGTGGACCGACGGCAGCCCGATCACCTGGGCGGACCTGCAGTCCGAGGCGGCAGCGCTGGGCGGCGCGGACAAGGGTTTCCAGATCAACTCCCCGGGCGGTTTCGACCGGGTCGCGAAGGTGGAGCGGGGGGTCGACGATCGGCAGGCGATCGTCACGTTCAGCAAGCCGTACGCCGAATGGCAGGGGCAATTCAGCCCGCTGTATCCGAAGGCGGTCACCGCGAACCCGCAAGCGTTCAACGACCTGGATCGCAACACCCTCACGGTCGGTTCCGGCCCGTTCGTGATCAGCAATATCGACCGCACCCAGAATCGGATCACGCTGAGCCGCAATCCGAAATGGTGGGGCGACACCCCCAAACTCGACACCGTCACCTTCAGTGTGCTGGACAGTACCGCGGTCCTGGGCGGCATCCAGAACAACGAACTCGACTACGCCTACATGTCGGGGCTGGCGAATGTGACGGCCGCGCGCACCACACCCGGAATCGCCGTCCGGCGCGCCGCGGAGCCGTCGTTCAACGTACTGACCTTCAACGGCGCGAACGGCTCGATCCTGGCCGATGCCAAATTGCGCCTGGCGATCTCGAAGGCGATCGACCGGCAGGCCATCGTGAACGCCAGCCAGCACGGCGTGGTCGACACTCCGAAAACGCTGAACAACCATATTTTCATGGCCGGTCAGAAGGGGTACCAGGACAATTCGGCGCCGACCGCCTTCGACCCGAATCAGGCCGCCGCGGAATTGGATTCGCTGGGCTGGAAGCTCAACGGCGACACCCGGGAGAAGGACGGCCGGAAGCTGGTGCTGCGGGATGTGATGTATCAGCAGGACCTGTGGGTCGACAGCGCGAAGATCATCCAGGAGAACCTGGCCAAGGTCGGCGTGAAGCTCGACATCCAGACCTACCCCGGGCAGAGTCTGTTCACCAACGTCATCAACCCGGGCAATTTCGATCTGGCACAGTTCGGTTGGAGCGGCAGCGCGCTGCCGTTGGGCGCGCTGGAGCAGATCTACGCGTACTACCCGGACAACCCGCAGGGTAACCACGGCCGGATCGGGTCGACGGAGCTCAATACGCTCATCGATCAGACCTTGTCGGAACTGGATCCGGGCAAGGCGATCGACCTGGCCAACCAGTGCGACAAGATGATCTGGGCAGAAGGCTTCTCGCTGCCGCTGAACCAGGCCTCCGGCAATTACGCGGTCCGGTCGAATCTGGCGAATATCGGCGCGTTCGGGCTCGCGTCCGCGGATTGGACGAAAATCGGCTTCGTGCAGTGAGTTCCGCCTTCCGTCATCCACTGGCCTACCCGGTGCTGACGGCGGGCGGCGCCCTGGTCGCCTGCCTGGCCTGGACGCCGTTCGCCGATCCGGAACAGCTGGCCATGCTGGTGACGGTGGCGCTGATCGTGCTGGGCTACACCGGTTTCCGGCTTGCCGTCGCGTTCGGGTGGTTCCGCCCGGCGACGTCCGGCGGTGGCGTCCGGACGGAGTCGGCCGAATGTCGCCATCCGGCAACGACGCCCGGGCTGCTCGGCTCGCCGGCCGCGACGGGTGAACGGGTCCGGCAGCAGCACCGGCTGACCAGCCGCTCCTGGCTGGAATATTCGGTCGACGGCCGGACCCGTTGGCTGCCGGTATATTTCGATCCCGCCCTGGTCACGGTACCGGCCGCGGCGATCGAATCCATCGGCGGCACCGTGCGAATCGGCACGCTGCGGGTGTATCCGGCCGGGCGGCATCGTGATTCGGAACCCGCCGGCCGATTGATCGACAATCCGGGCCGCGCCGATCCGGACGGTCCGGCTCGGGCCGCCCGCAGCGCCCGGCCGGGACGCCGCCTGCTGCTCGACGCGCAGCACGCCGTCGCGGCCCCGTTCGCGGGCCTGCTCTGGATCTACGTCGCCGGGGGCGGAGTCGGGGCCTACTGCGGCGCGACGGTCGTCGCCGCCGCGGTGGCCGTGTGGCTACCCGCCATCCGCGGCTCCGATCCGAGCTGACCGCGGACCCGGCCACCTCCGGCTCGGCGTTCAGCCCGCGGCGCGGCGCTCGGCGGCGGCGCGGCGGCGGGCCATTTCCTCCTGGTCCAGGACGAGCGCCCGTTCCGGGGTCGGGGCCGAGCCGCCGAGGCGGGCCGGGACCCAAGGAGCGCCGGCGGGCATGTCGTAGCCCTCCTGTGCGCGGGTCAGCAGTTCCGTCATGGCCGTGCGCAGGTCGGCGGTCAGGTCGTCGGCCGACTCGCCCGGCGGGATGGGTGTGCCGATCCGGATGTTGATCGGGAAGCGGTGGCGGCCCAGCTGTTTCGGGAGGTCCTTGGTCCAGACCCGGTGCGCGCCCCAGATGGTCATCGGAATGATGGGCACCCCGGCCTCGATCGCCATCCGGGCCGCGCCGGACTTGAATTCCTTCAGTTCGAAGCTGCGGCTGATCGTGGCCTCCGGATAGACCACCACGATCTCGCCGTCCCGCAGCGAATCCACCGCGCGCGTATAGGATTGCGCCCCCGCGCTGCGGTCGACGCCGATCGCCTTGCAGTGCTTCATCAGCCAGCCGACGATGCCGTGCTCCAACTCGGCCTTCATCATGTAGCGGACGTTGCGGCCGGATCTGCGGCCGACCAGCCCGACCTCCATGAAGTCCAGATACGCCGTGTGGTTCACCGCCAGTACGGCGCCGCCCGTGCGCGGAATATTGTCCTGGCCGCCGATATCTATCCGCAGGCCCTGCAGCCCGAAGAACGTACGCACCAGGCCGGTGAGCACATCGAAGACCGGTTCTTGCCCCATCACCATCGGACTCTCCGCCACTAACTCCCGATTCGCGCCTACTGCGAGCCGGATTCCGTCTTCCGCCGGTCGGCCCGCGCCTGCGCCTCGGCGGCGTCGAGCGCGTCGGCCTCCTCCAGGGTGGGCGCACTGCCGCCCAGCCGGGCCGGAACCCAGTACGCGCCGGGCTCGTGCTGGTAGTCCTTCTGCAGCTCGAGCAGCATGTCCTGCATGGTCGAGTGCAGTCGCTCGGTCAGTTCGGCGGCCGCGGCGCCG
Encoded proteins:
- a CDS encoding HAD family hydrolase, which translates into the protein MVATDVDGTLIDEREQVSVRTRAAVAALVADGVPFVLATGRPPRWIAPVVSGLGHAPLCVCGNGAVVYDSATDRILEARTLEPADLTWIAELAERVLPGCGLAAERVGRSAHDAATPQFVSSPEYEHAWLNPDDTRVSRAEVVAAPAIKMLIRLRGAESADMVAALAPELADRADLTYSTNNGLIEVSAPGVTKASGLTTVAERLGVAHAAIIAFGDMPNDVPMLLMAGHGVAMANAHPAALAAADEVTETNGADGVARVLERWWH
- a CDS encoding ABC transporter permease gives rise to the protein MTGFLLRRALNYVVLLILASFLTFALASLTFHPLNNLEQRNPRPPQSVIDAKAAELHLNEPIPQRYLTWAEGVTHGDFGKTLAGQPISKELPRRIGVSLRLLLIGSVVGTVLGVLIGAAGAIRQYKFSDYFTTVVSLLLLSTPVFLLATLLKYGALQVNSATGMQIFLYTGETSATAVHGWWNQFVDRLQHLVVPSLGLALGSMAGYSRYQRNAMLDVLQSDFIRTARAKGLTRGRALYKHGLRTALIPMATLFAYGLGGLITGATFTEKIFGWHGVGEWFIDGVNANDLYIVVTVTAFTGLVVLVSGLLSDIVYALLDPRVRVG
- a CDS encoding ABC transporter permease codes for the protein MTDAEMIVQGTPEATAAGRRTLVWRRFRRNRSAVTAAIVLLLIVAGAFGLPPLLPYKYSQRDSYALQQPPSPKHLFGTDTIGLDMLAQTLHGLQKSLVIGICVAILTSLIAVTAGSVAGLVGGWTDRAIMWLVDLLLVVPSFIVIAIFAPRTKGSGSILLLTALLAAFGWMISARLVRGMTLSLRDREFVRAARYMGANTWTVITTHIVPNIASIVIIDTTLAVGSAIMSETGLSFLGFGVQPPDVSLGSLIGRGADQWTAPWMFLFPGGFLIAIVLCANLIGDGLRDAFDPGSRRARARRRKSTTTDAAPSADEKVQAS
- a CDS encoding ABC transporter ATP-binding protein; the protein is MTEPNVSLLEVSDLAVSFPGEEGRIDAVRGVNYTVSDGEVLAIVGESGSGKSVSSLAVMGLLPDQARVRGSIRLRGRELLGMGDRQLSALRGSRISMVFQDPLSALTPVYRVGDQIAEALTAHKDLGRRQADARAVELLDLVGIPDPEQRARAFPHEFSGGMRQRVVIAMAIANNPELIICDEPTTALDVTVQRQILELLRTARDITHAGVVMITHDMGIAATLADRVAVMYAGRIVESAPVSELFNAPRMPYTVGLLGSIPRMDGPARSPLIPIAGSPPAMHALPPGCPFAPRCPVAIDACRTVEPPLAPLAADHAAACLRTGEVGTEELFTAYRREVVAPEPGGDEEADTPVVLRVSELTKTFPLTSGMVFRRRTGVVRAVDGVDFEIRAGRTLALVGESGSGKSTTLTQIMDLVRPESGTIEVFGADVATLTREQRRELRRRMQIVFQDPSASLDPRLPIFDALAEPLRVDGRRRDEIRRRVPELLRQVGLEPEHADRYPADFSGGQKQRINIARALALDPALLVLDEPVSSLDVSIQAGVLNLLRDLQIERCLSYLFVSHDLSVVRNLAHDIAVMYRGRIVEYGPADRIFADPRDEYTRALIDAVPVPVVSR
- a CDS encoding ABC transporter family substrate-binding protein → MRISARAVLAVTVAVTTVLGLGACSGGAPAPAGRTALGTTNDINPVPREGVREGGNLRLPTPSVPENWNVLSNDGNDADFADIVRPMLPQAFTIDPGGRLEVDHDFFTDVQLTSTDPQQVTYTINPKAVWSDGSPITWADIAAQAHALSGADKKYLIAINNGFDRVSDVQRGADDRQAVITFKQHYSEWRGQFSGNAMLYPKSVTGDPEAFDHGLVNGITLTAGPFAVQSIDRTQGRITLGRNPKWWGTPPKLDTITFSVLDRAAWPGALQNNELDAAWLSTSNDVAAVRTSPGVVLRRAPGNRWRQLTFNGAPGSILADRQLRVAISKAIDRSGIAAAALRGLTDTPVPLNSHIFLQGQPGYRDNSTVFDPAAAAAELDKLGWTLQGDVRVKDGRRLEIRDVMYNDPAWVQIAQIIQDNLAHVGVKMSIDVRPAQNFFSGVVIPGDFDLAQFSYQGDPFPLSSLPQIYALHPDDEQGNFGRIGSPELNDLIDRTQSELDPDKAIDLANQVDRSVFEEGHSLPLTQDPGNWGVRDNVANFGAPGLASYDYTLIGFVN
- a CDS encoding ABC transporter family substrate-binding protein translates to MRIRPLVTRLAIPAVAVGLLVSGCSAGTGPSGTADIGTTNDIDPQDPAALKDGGNLRMSISSFPETFNNLHVDTDADVSAVVAPLLPSAFNFDAAAVPSVNHDYFTDVALTGTNPQQVTYTINPKAVWTDGSPITWADLQSEAAALGGADKGFQINSPGGFDRVAKVERGVDDRQAIVTFSKPYAEWQGQFSPLYPKAVTANPQAFNDLDRNTLTVGSGPFVISNIDRTQNRITLSRNPKWWGDTPKLDTVTFSVLDSTAVLGGIQNNELDYAYMSGLANVTAARTTPGIAVRRAAEPSFNVLTFNGANGSILADAKLRLAISKAIDRQAIVNASQHGVVDTPKTLNNHIFMAGQKGYQDNSAPTAFDPNQAAAELDSLGWKLNGDTREKDGRKLVLRDVMYQQDLWVDSAKIIQENLAKVGVKLDIQTYPGQSLFTNVINPGNFDLAQFGWSGSALPLGALEQIYAYYPDNPQGNHGRIGSTELNTLIDQTLSELDPGKAIDLANQCDKMIWAEGFSLPLNQASGNYAVRSNLANIGAFGLASADWTKIGFVQ
- a CDS encoding 1-acyl-sn-glycerol-3-phosphate acyltransferase — protein: MGQEPVFDVLTGLVRTFFGLQGLRIDIGGQDNIPRTGGAVLAVNHTAYLDFMEVGLVGRRSGRNVRYMMKAELEHGIVGWLMKHCKAIGVDRSAGAQSYTRAVDSLRDGEIVVVYPEATISRSFELKEFKSGAARMAIEAGVPIIPMTIWGAHRVWTKDLPKQLGRHRFPINIRIGTPIPPGESADDLTADLRTAMTELLTRAQEGYDMPAGAPWVPARLGGSAPTPERALVLDQEEMARRRAAAERRAAG